The genomic window CACGTCCGCTCGTATTGGCGTAACTTCGCCGCCTGTCGCCGCGCGAATTTCTTCCGCTGCTGCGTCCAGCACTTCTTGCCGGCGCGCGCAAATGACCACGCTCGCGCCTTCCGCGCAGAGCGAAGTCGCCGTGCCCTTGCCAATACCGTCGCTGCCGCCGGTTACGAGCGCGACCTTCCCGTTGAGTCCCATATCCATAGCGTTAATTCTCCTTGTGTTTTGTCTTCAGTTGATAGTTTTCAGTTGTAAGCGAACAGAGTGGAGTCAGTAATAATTTGAAATTTGCTATTTTCAGGCTCTGTTCAGCGCCGACGGCGGACGACTGACTACTCTTTGCTGTATGATTCGTCTAGCAGGTCGGTAATGTATTTGACTTGCACTTCCATGCCGTCTCGCTGCGCGCCGAATTGCATCTGCATCAGGCAGCCCGGATTCGCGGTTGCGATGACGTTTGCCCTAGTTTCACGAACGGCGCGCATCTTCGTGTCGAGTATCCGCATCGAAAAATCGCGCTCGGTGATTGTGTATGTGCCGCCCGCGCCGCAGCACTTGTCCGCGTTGGACAGCTCGACGAACTCGATGCCAGGAATAGCGTTGAGTAGTTGCCTTGGCGGGGCAGTTACGCGCTGCGCGTTCGACAGGTGGCAGGAGTCCTGGTAGGTTACGCGATAGGGCAGGTGTCCCTTCGGTGGCACTATCGGCAGCGCTGCAAGCAATTCGTGGATGTCCTTTACCTTTGCGCTCAATGCTTCCGCTTTGTCGGCGTAGTCGGGGTCGTTTCTGAGTAGATGCCCGTATTCTTTCATGCGAGAACCGCAGCCCGCCGACGCCACCACGATATGATCCACATCTTCCGCCAAGAAAGCGTCGATGTTGAGCCGCGCAAGTTCTCGTGTTACTTCGAGATCGCCCACGTGCGAGTTTATCGCGCCGCAACAGCCTTGTCCCTTCGTCACGACCACATCGCAGCCGTTTCGAGTAAGGACGCGCACCACGGCGTTCATCTCGGGTCCGTGCACCAGCGGCATAACGCAACCGGCAAGCAATGCGACACGCGCTCTGAATTCGCCCTGCGCATGATAAACCTGACCGCGCGCCTTGAAGACTTCGGACGGCAGCGACGGCATGGATTCTTCCAAATCGCCCATGTTGCCGGGCAGCAGCTTCAGCAAGCCGCTCTTGCGCATCACCGACTGCATGCCGAGTCGCTGGTAGAGTCGCATGCTGCCAATGACCATCGACAGCATGCGCTGATTGGGCAGTAACTTGTTCAGCGCGAATGACGCGATTTTGCCGTTGACGAAGCCGGGCTTTCTGCGATCTGCGACCTGCTGCATGGTGGCTTCGATAAGGTTGCCGTACGGCACGCCAGACGGACAGGCGACCTCGCAAGCGCGGCATTGGATGCACAGGTCCCAGTGGCGCATCACCGTGTCCGTTATGCCGATTCGACCTTCGTTGACCGCCTTCATCAGAGCAAGGCGTCCGCGCGGCGATTCCGCCTCCAAGCCGGTTTCGACGTAAGTGGGGCAGGCTTGGAGACAGAAGCCGCAGTGGACGCACTTGTACAGTTCGGACTCTTGCGGCGCGTCAGGTCCGGAAAACAGGGATATTCCATCTTCCGATTGGGGCTTCTGAGGGGCGGTTGCCATTCAGATTCCTCCAGTGAACCTGTTCGGATTGAGTATGCCGTTGCCGTCGTACTGCGCCTTCAGGCGCCGCATCACTTTGATGGAAGCGCCAGTGTAGTCCCAGACATCGATGCCGTCTTTAACCGCAAGCGGCGCGCGCTCGACTATCAGCGATCCGCCGAGTTCGTGTATCGCCTGTCGCGCGTTCCGCACATGCGCGGTCAGATCGGCGTTCGTGTCGAACCAGTGCGCGTTTATCATACCATAGCCGG from Chloroflexota bacterium includes these protein-coding regions:
- a CDS encoding (Fe-S)-binding protein, whose amino-acid sequence is MATAPQKPQSEDGISLFSGPDAPQESELYKCVHCGFCLQACPTYVETGLEAESPRGRLALMKAVNEGRIGITDTVMRHWDLCIQCRACEVACPSGVPYGNLIEATMQQVADRRKPGFVNGKIASFALNKLLPNQRMLSMVIGSMRLYQRLGMQSVMRKSGLLKLLPGNMGDLEESMPSLPSEVFKARGQVYHAQGEFRARVALLAGCVMPLVHGPEMNAVVRVLTRNGCDVVVTKGQGCCGAINSHVGDLEVTRELARLNIDAFLAEDVDHIVVASAGCGSRMKEYGHLLRNDPDYADKAEALSAKVKDIHELLAALPIVPPKGHLPYRVTYQDSCHLSNAQRVTAPPRQLLNAIPGIEFVELSNADKCCGAGGTYTITERDFSMRILDTKMRAVRETRANVIATANPGCLMQMQFGAQRDGMEVQVKYITDLLDESYSKE